From a single Candidatus Woesearchaeota archaeon genomic region:
- the radA gene encoding DNA repair and recombination protein RadA, with protein MAEEEQDDLYENMEEDINTTSEEATDFVSDGKDKKPGKIQGLESLPGVGAATAEKLRLAGFDTVMAIAVATPGELVNAAGISEVVARKLIQASRSSIDMGFESAEDILKKREQVIRLSTGSNAFDTILAGGFETGAITECYGQYGSSKTQVAHQLCVNMIKQIPDAVAVYLDTENTFRPERIIQFAKGVGLDPERVLKQIKVARAYNSDHQMVLAEQVEELITKKNLNVKLIVVDSLTAHFRAEYVGRGTLADRQQKLNKHMHVLAKLADVYNLCVYVTNQVMARPDQFFGDPTESIGGHIVGHNSTFRIYLRKGKKGTRVAKLLDAPNLADAEAVFVVKEEGIRDV; from the coding sequence ATGGCAGAAGAAGAACAGGATGATTTGTATGAGAATATGGAAGAAGATATCAATACAACTAGTGAGGAGGCTACAGATTTTGTCAGTGATGGCAAAGATAAAAAACCTGGAAAGATCCAAGGATTAGAATCCTTACCAGGAGTTGGCGCAGCTACTGCTGAAAAATTACGCTTAGCCGGCTTTGATACGGTCATGGCTATTGCTGTAGCAACCCCCGGAGAATTGGTCAATGCTGCAGGAATAAGTGAAGTTGTTGCCAGAAAATTAATTCAAGCATCTCGAAGTTCTATTGATATGGGATTTGAAAGCGCTGAAGATATTCTTAAAAAGCGTGAGCAAGTAATCCGTCTTAGCACCGGAAGCAATGCTTTTGATACTATACTTGCCGGTGGGTTTGAAACTGGTGCAATAACTGAGTGTTATGGTCAATATGGGAGCAGCAAGACTCAAGTAGCACATCAATTATGTGTCAACATGATTAAACAGATACCTGATGCAGTAGCTGTTTACCTTGATACTGAGAATACGTTCAGACCTGAAAGAATTATTCAATTCGCAAAAGGTGTTGGTTTGGATCCTGAAAGAGTCTTGAAACAAATCAAAGTCGCGCGTGCATATAACTCTGACCATCAAATGGTGTTAGCAGAGCAGGTTGAAGAATTAATTACCAAAAAAAACCTTAATGTAAAACTAATAGTTGTTGATTCTTTAACTGCGCATTTCAGGGCAGAATATGTGGGAAGGGGGACACTTGCTGATCGGCAGCAAAAATTAAACAAACATATGCATGTTTTAGCAAAACTTGCTGATGTCTATAACTTATGCGTCTATGTTACCAATCAAGTTATGGCTAGACCTGATCAGTTTTTTGGCGACCCAACTGAATCAATTGGCGGGCATATTGTTGGCCATAACTCCACCTTCAGAATTTACTTACGAAAAGGCAAGAAAGGAACTAGAGTAGCTAAATTATTAGATGCGCCTAATCTTGCTGATGCAGAAGCTGTATTTGTGGTAAAAGAAGAAGGAATTAGGGATGTTTAA
- a CDS encoding lamin tail domain-containing protein, with the protein MKIHFLLLPLLFCLVILVIIPSVSSLVFNEIMYNPSGNDNNHEFVEVYSDDALDLSDFILGDLKSNDSIIPLLLAAASNYHIIVEEGFNYTSLSGLNCSIYTAGKSIGDDLDNSGDTIFMYYNNGSVVASLVYNNSLANGNGRSLELMNNTWQESLTEGGNPCQDNNFLPEPQPIIGDPILNQSNTSEINITLINVTLEFIIPDVIYTSVNYTSLFKIANFDYKQGDEAKNITFNYTINALGSQEHYREDSFVVSLKSTKRTELGYFFSQQAGNYLICGNINILANSIGTTSVICKEVHVLESASVACDVSITSFTDALNYTSGQKVGIFHRVTFKNDSFFPYTIEYLVEDVYGNIVKKSSQTTNTDKKSWTIPQRNELQIYFLISNLTVLCNNTNSLTNTRHLFYVKGERFEDSSLVIEEVYTPKDGIELGQYIKAKIHAYKGNTTRTSVHVYAASPKGKKISELIKLNFLEKYKETFFDISLKLSHDCSIEEGDYFFVAEGLGLNSRKLFTVTGKNRCNHLEELEKNDHDISIKSFYTRTKKIGEHLKLYATLDGNGTAILKLHGLNYQEQRSVDLQKEKTFTFLANTSEGNNLYLLQVIKNNKTVDIKELEIVKESSINHIEQKTPVQGYIQNRKYLQMLKEKIYEKGGTFVYASKNEQQRKFLPYFFAGFLIVLGIGAVFIWRSKTI; encoded by the coding sequence ATGAAAATTCATTTTTTGCTGTTACCCTTACTCTTCTGTTTAGTTATTCTAGTTATAATACCATCTGTATCAAGCTTAGTATTCAATGAAATAATGTACAATCCATCAGGTAATGATAATAACCATGAATTTGTTGAGGTGTATAGTGATGATGCTCTTGATCTTTCCGACTTTATTTTAGGTGATTTAAAAAGTAATGATAGCATTATACCTTTGCTGCTCGCTGCTGCAAGCAACTATCATATAATTGTTGAAGAAGGGTTCAATTATACCAGTTTATCTGGTTTAAATTGCAGCATATACACTGCTGGAAAAAGCATAGGAGATGATCTCGATAATAGCGGTGATACTATTTTTATGTATTATAATAACGGAAGTGTTGTTGCGTCATTAGTTTATAATAATAGTTTAGCAAATGGCAATGGAAGAAGCCTTGAGTTAATGAACAATACTTGGCAAGAATCTTTGACAGAGGGAGGGAATCCATGCCAAGATAACAATTTTCTACCAGAACCCCAACCTATTATTGGAGATCCTATTCTGAACCAAAGTAATACTTCTGAAATCAATATAACTCTCATCAATGTAACTCTTGAATTTATTATTCCTGATGTTATTTACACTAGCGTTAATTATACTTCGCTTTTTAAGATTGCTAATTTTGATTATAAACAAGGTGATGAAGCAAAAAATATTACTTTCAATTACACGATTAATGCTCTTGGTTCTCAAGAGCATTACCGAGAGGATTCTTTTGTTGTTTCATTAAAATCAACAAAAAGAACCGAATTAGGTTATTTCTTTTCTCAACAAGCAGGAAATTATCTTATTTGCGGGAACATTAATATCCTTGCAAATAGCATTGGCACCACGAGTGTTATTTGTAAGGAGGTACATGTTCTTGAAAGCGCCAGTGTTGCCTGCGATGTTAGTATTACCAGTTTTACTGATGCTTTGAACTATACTTCTGGACAAAAAGTGGGAATTTTTCATAGAGTTACCTTCAAAAATGACAGCTTTTTCCCCTACACTATTGAGTACTTGGTTGAAGATGTTTATGGAAATATAGTAAAGAAAAGCTCTCAAACAACTAATACTGATAAAAAATCTTGGACTATACCACAAAGAAATGAACTTCAAATTTACTTTCTAATCTCAAATCTTACGGTGTTATGCAATAATACCAATTCTTTAACAAATACTCGTCATCTGTTTTATGTGAAAGGAGAGCGTTTTGAAGACTCTTCTTTAGTAATCGAAGAGGTATATACTCCAAAAGATGGAATTGAGTTAGGCCAATATATTAAAGCAAAAATTCATGCATATAAAGGCAACACAACACGAACCAGTGTTCATGTTTATGCTGCTTCACCAAAAGGAAAGAAAATAAGCGAACTTATTAAATTAAATTTTCTTGAAAAATATAAGGAAACATTTTTTGATATAAGCCTTAAACTCAGTCATGACTGCAGCATTGAAGAAGGTGATTATTTTTTTGTTGCTGAAGGATTAGGATTAAATTCAAGAAAATTATTTACTGTTACAGGAAAAAATAGATGTAACCACCTTGAAGAACTAGAGAAAAATGACCATGATATTTCTATAAAGAGTTTTTACACCAGAACTAAAAAGATAGGTGAACACCTAAAATTATATGCTACTCTTGATGGAAATGGGACAGCTATTTTAAAACTGCATGGCCTCAACTATCAAGAGCAGAGAAGTGTTGATTTACAAAAAGAAAAAACATTTACTTTTCTTGCTAATACCAGCGAAGGAAATAATTTATATTTATTGCAAGTGATTAAAAATAATAAGACCGTTGACATTAAAGAGCTTGAAATAGTAAAAGAATCATCGATTAACCATATTGAACAAAAAACACCTGTGCAAGGTTATATCCAAAATAGAAAATATCTTCAGATGTTAAAAGAAAAGATTTATGAAAAAGGAGGAACGTTCGTGTATGCCTCAAAAAATGAACAGCAGAGAAAATTTCTTCCTTATTTCTTTGCTGGTTTTTTAATAGTATTAGGTATAGGAGCAGTTTTTATTTGGCGGTCAAAAACTATATAA
- a CDS encoding metal-dependent hydrolase, with product MLARTHVCFALLLAIITDYYFSFEIPFWWYATIMIGCSFLPDIDIPTSKLGKRIKLVGYIFEHRGIFHTIWPMLFMFYILNKYFSFDLAASAIMGYFSHLLLDMLTPKGIQLFYPLKLKIRGFIETGSFLENIVCIILLMIDAGLVLYLFSTEK from the coding sequence ATGCTTGCAAGAACCCATGTTTGTTTTGCGTTATTACTCGCTATTATTACAGATTATTATTTTTCGTTTGAAATCCCCTTCTGGTGGTATGCCACTATCATGATAGGATGTAGTTTTCTTCCAGATATAGATATACCTACATCAAAGCTTGGAAAAAGAATAAAATTAGTGGGCTATATCTTCGAACATAGGGGTATATTCCACACTATCTGGCCAATGCTTTTTATGTTTTACATTCTGAATAAATATTTCTCATTTGATCTAGCGGCGAGCGCTATCATGGGATATTTTTCACATCTCTTGTTAGATATGTTAACCCCTAAAGGAATTCAACTGTTCTATCCATTAAAGTTAAAAATTAGAGGTTTTATCGAAACTGGTTCATTTTTAGAAAATATTGTTTGTATAATTCTATTAATGATCGATGCTGGACTTGTTTTGTATTTATTCTCTACAGAAAAATAA
- the scpB gene encoding SMC-Scp complex subunit ScpB gives MQDLRNQLEALLFACGKKISVEELQFLIGNLPLEVIKENLEALQRSYEERNSPLMIMEENDGWKLTAREKYLPLVQKINPHTELSKTIMETLAVIAWKQPIMQSEVIHIRTNKAYEHIDELEKMGFIGKEKYGRTYIIKLTQKFFDYFDLSNNAAAREVFKDIKVDEELQKKMDEFKEEELAKNKEIEDTEKTEDIYKKDEREEMLNEDEIDEKEEAFIEGYEDNKAENAEKQPKTEEKKQQKDQDASDQMQEMWSNNELPAS, from the coding sequence ATGCAAGACTTGCGTAATCAGCTTGAAGCATTATTATTTGCCTGCGGAAAGAAGATTTCTGTTGAAGAATTACAGTTTTTAATAGGTAATTTGCCGCTTGAAGTGATTAAAGAAAATTTAGAAGCATTGCAGCGTTCTTATGAAGAAAGGAACTCTCCATTAATGATCATGGAGGAAAATGATGGCTGGAAATTAACTGCGAGAGAGAAATATCTTCCTTTAGTGCAAAAGATCAATCCCCATACAGAATTGTCAAAAACTATTATGGAAACACTGGCAGTTATTGCTTGGAAACAGCCAATTATGCAAAGTGAAGTGATCCATATTCGTACGAATAAAGCATATGAGCATATTGACGAATTGGAAAAAATGGGTTTTATAGGTAAAGAAAAGTATGGAAGAACTTATATAATTAAATTAACCCAGAAATTCTTTGATTATTTTGATTTGTCAAATAATGCAGCAGCTCGCGAAGTATTTAAAGATATCAAAGTAGATGAAGAACTGCAGAAGAAAATGGATGAGTTTAAAGAAGAAGAATTAGCAAAAAACAAAGAAATTGAAGACACGGAAAAAACTGAAGACATCTACAAAAAAGATGAACGTGAAGAAATGCTTAATGAAGACGAAATTGATGAAAAAGAAGAAGCATTTATTGAAGGCTACGAAGATAATAAAGCAGAAAATGCTGAAAAACAGCCAAAGACTGAAGAGAAAAAACAACAAAAGGATCAAGATGCTTCAGATCAAATGCAAGAAATGTGGTCAAATAATGAACTACCAGCCTCTTAA
- a CDS encoding TRAM domain-containing protein: MYGNNNYGGFRPQRSFAPVKVGEELDVKIEAVGEKGDGIAKKRGFVLFVPNTNEGDEVRVRVTKVLKKLGFAEVIGKAQGTPAQEPAPEQPAEEAPQEDLVPEGEASENFGEEEQH; this comes from the coding sequence ATGTATGGAAATAATAACTATGGTGGTTTTAGGCCACAAAGAAGTTTTGCTCCAGTGAAAGTTGGAGAAGAGTTGGATGTAAAGATTGAGGCAGTTGGTGAAAAAGGAGACGGTATTGCGAAAAAGCGAGGGTTTGTCTTATTTGTACCTAACACCAATGAAGGGGATGAAGTTAGAGTTAGAGTAACTAAAGTTTTAAAGAAACTTGGTTTTGCTGAAGTGATTGGTAAAGCTCAAGGAACTCCTGCTCAAGAACCTGCACCAGAACAACCAGCAGAAGAAGCACCTCAGGAAGATCTTGTTCCTGAAGGCGAAGCTAGTGAGAATTTTGGTGAAGAAGAACAACATTAA